A genomic segment from Flavobacterium litorale encodes:
- a CDS encoding glycosyltransferase family 2 protein → MKYYVIIPAYNEAAYIGGMLQSLATQTIPPDKAVVVNDNSTDATAEIAESFCQKYSWLTLVNTTSNAAHMPGSKVIQAFMAGYNTVDEAYDVIVKLDADLIVPPNYFEKILETFAQNEKVGMVGGFAYTEQNGEWVLENLTDKDHIRGAFKAYRKECFLQIGKLKPAMGWDTADELLAKYYGWQVLTISSLKVKHLKPTGASYTKQARHKQGEAFYTLGYGFIITAIASAKLAIRKKKPLLFADYIGGYLKAKKQNKPLLVTNEQAKFIRNYRWKKMKAKLF, encoded by the coding sequence ATGAAATATTACGTTATCATACCTGCTTATAACGAAGCTGCCTATATTGGTGGTATGCTCCAATCGTTGGCAACGCAAACCATACCACCCGATAAAGCGGTTGTAGTAAACGATAATTCTACGGATGCTACTGCTGAGATTGCCGAATCGTTTTGCCAGAAATATTCATGGCTAACGTTAGTGAATACAACATCCAATGCAGCACACATGCCTGGCAGTAAAGTAATACAAGCGTTTATGGCAGGTTACAATACTGTGGATGAAGCGTACGATGTGATTGTAAAACTAGATGCCGACCTTATAGTACCACCCAATTACTTTGAAAAAATACTAGAAACGTTTGCGCAAAACGAAAAAGTAGGTATGGTAGGAGGTTTTGCCTACACAGAACAAAATGGCGAGTGGGTATTGGAAAATCTTACTGATAAAGACCACATAAGGGGGGCGTTTAAAGCCTACCGAAAAGAATGCTTTTTGCAAATAGGAAAACTAAAGCCTGCCATGGGCTGGGATACTGCAGACGAATTGTTGGCAAAATACTATGGGTGGCAGGTACTAACCATAAGCAGCCTAAAAGTAAAACACCTAAAACCTACAGGAGCAAGCTATACCAAACAAGCACGCCACAAGCAAGGCGAAGCCTTTTATACTTTAGGATATGGCTTTATTATTACTGCTATAGCAAGTGCTAAGCTAGCAATACGCAAAAAGAAACCCTTACTTTTTGCAGACTATATTGGGGGTTATTTAAAGGCAAAAAAACAAAACAAACCCCTATTAGTAACTAATGAGCAAGCTAAATTTATAAGGAACTACCGCTGGAAAAAAATGAAAGCTAAACTATTTTAG
- a CDS encoding MlaE family ABC transporter permease encodes MIRALHQIGLYFLMLKEVFNKPTKWKVMKPLIFKEIDDLIIGSLGIVAFISFFIGGVVAIQTALNLTNPLIPKQLIAFATRQSVILEFAPTFISIIMAGRAGSYITSSIGTMRVTEQIDALEVMGVNAINYLVFPKIVAFSLYPFVIAISMFLGIFGGLMAGVYGGFIGFDEFITGIQTDFISFHVFYAFLKTFIFGMLLATIPSFHGFYMKGGALEVGKASTTSFVWTSVVIILVNYIITQLLLS; translated from the coding sequence ATGATAAGAGCCTTACACCAAATAGGATTGTATTTCCTAATGTTAAAGGAAGTATTTAATAAGCCTACCAAATGGAAGGTTATGAAACCGCTGATATTTAAAGAAATAGACGATTTAATAATCGGCTCTTTAGGTATTGTTGCTTTTATATCTTTCTTTATCGGAGGGGTTGTAGCCATACAAACGGCACTTAACTTAACCAATCCGCTTATACCCAAACAGCTTATTGCATTTGCTACCCGACAGTCGGTAATACTTGAGTTTGCCCCTACCTTTATTTCTATAATTATGGCAGGACGTGCAGGTTCGTACATCACATCCAGTATCGGTACCATGCGTGTAACCGAGCAAATAGATGCATTAGAAGTTATGGGAGTAAATGCCATTAACTATCTTGTATTCCCTAAAATAGTCGCTTTTTCATTATACCCATTTGTTATTGCAATATCAATGTTCTTGGGTATATTCGGTGGTCTTATGGCAGGAGTTTACGGTGGTTTTATCGGTTTTGACGAATTTATAACGGGTATTCAAACCGATTTTATATCGTTTCATGTTTTTTATGCCTTTTTAAAGACATTTATTTTTGGTATGCTACTCGCAACCATACCTTCTTTTCATGGTTTTTACATGAAGGGTGGCGCGCTAGAAGTTGGTAAGGCTAGTACCACATCGTTTGTGTGGACGAGTGTAGTTATCATTCTTGTAAACTATATTATTACCCAATTACTTTTAAGCTAA
- a CDS encoding class I SAM-dependent methyltransferase, with amino-acid sequence MYEKTFPHKRYNHTLAFLKKHIDVSEKILDLGIENPFSLIMRDEGFDVVNTNGEDLDEKYDMLQEKNYSVITAFEIFEHLLNPYTILKNIKCNKLVISVPLQLWFSPAYRSKTDMWDRHYHEFEDWQLDWLLEKTGWVIKDRQKWTNPSDKIGIRPILRMFIPRYYIIYAEKINAQD; translated from the coding sequence ATGTACGAAAAAACATTTCCACATAAAAGATATAACCATACGCTAGCATTTTTAAAAAAACACATTGATGTATCCGAGAAAATACTTGACTTGGGCATTGAAAATCCATTTTCGTTAATAATGAGAGATGAGGGCTTTGATGTTGTGAATACAAACGGTGAAGATTTAGACGAGAAATACGATATGTTACAAGAAAAAAATTACAGCGTGATTACAGCATTTGAAATATTTGAACACCTATTAAATCCATATACTATTCTTAAAAACATCAAATGCAACAAACTCGTTATTTCGGTGCCTTTACAACTCTGGTTTAGCCCTGCTTATAGAAGTAAAACTGATATGTGGGACAGACATTATCATGAATTTGAAGATTGGCAATTGGACTGGCTACTCGAAAAAACTGGCTGGGTTATTAAAGATCGTCAAAAATGGACGAATCCATCTGACAAAATAGGAATACGCCCTATATTGCGAATGTTTATTCCTAGGTATTATATTATTTATGCTGAAAAAATTAACGCACAAGACTAA
- a CDS encoding oligosaccharide flippase family protein encodes MKNQILHKQALFYTIINYLGTAIGIISALFIYPLDFAFSGTIKFIDTVAQLLYPIMVLGVSQALIKFYPVLDEGRKKQLFNYSILSISVIGLLVLLMLLVFGVFSDYKYINYIYFAFPIAIAIAFIDLFRKQAQNIQKLAVPTLFEKIIPKITLPLVFLLLLNFLILENQAIILYVLCYIGVFILVGVYIFKHFKPNFNFDFEPLFKKISRKEYFNYSLYAFAASLGSLLAFRIDSLFIFNLISEEANGIFANGVTLAATLQIPAVGLIAMYAPVISNYITSNNFSELSLKYKEVARLLFFIGALLYSCILMGLNDLFKLLPTYDALKETIPIINILGLSVVINMATGFNTEIIAYSKYYKFNIVMILTLVVLNVSLNLWFIYYTNLGIAGVAYASLLSMTLFNAAKLYFIYKKFGILPFDTNFLKLALLFLLSGVVLYFLPSTDSNITDLIYKVVLSIAINVIAVYKLKLVHQVNIWVDKVLRFTKLK; translated from the coding sequence TTGAAAAATCAGATTTTACATAAGCAGGCTTTATTTTATACTATTATAAATTACTTAGGTACAGCTATCGGTATTATCTCGGCATTGTTTATTTATCCACTGGACTTTGCTTTTTCAGGAACAATTAAGTTTATCGATACTGTTGCCCAGCTTCTTTACCCCATTATGGTATTGGGTGTTTCTCAGGCGCTTATAAAGTTTTATCCTGTGTTGGATGAGGGAAGAAAGAAACAACTTTTTAATTACAGTATATTATCAATAAGCGTTATTGGGCTTCTTGTTTTGTTAATGCTACTGGTATTTGGTGTTTTTTCAGATTATAAGTATATCAATTATATTTATTTTGCATTCCCTATAGCCATAGCCATAGCATTTATTGATTTATTTCGAAAACAAGCACAAAATATCCAAAAACTTGCCGTACCCACACTTTTTGAAAAAATCATTCCTAAAATAACTCTTCCTCTTGTATTTTTATTGTTACTAAATTTTTTGATTTTAGAGAATCAAGCAATAATACTATACGTGCTGTGCTATATAGGTGTGTTTATTTTAGTAGGTGTGTATATTTTTAAGCACTTTAAACCTAATTTTAATTTTGACTTTGAACCCTTGTTCAAAAAAATTTCAAGAAAAGAATATTTCAACTATAGTTTGTATGCCTTTGCAGCTAGCTTGGGGTCGTTATTAGCTTTTAGGATAGATAGCTTGTTTATATTTAATTTGATATCTGAAGAGGCTAACGGTATTTTTGCCAACGGTGTTACGTTGGCAGCTACGTTACAAATACCCGCAGTTGGCTTAATTGCAATGTATGCCCCCGTTATCTCAAATTATATTACTTCTAATAATTTCAGTGAACTTAGTTTGAAATATAAAGAAGTTGCTAGGTTACTGTTTTTTATAGGAGCGTTGTTATATAGTTGCATACTTATGGGGCTTAATGATCTCTTTAAATTATTGCCAACTTACGATGCTCTAAAAGAAACTATCCCTATAATAAATATTTTAGGGCTTAGTGTAGTTATTAATATGGCTACGGGTTTTAATACAGAAATAATTGCTTATTCAAAGTATTACAAATTTAACATAGTAATGATTTTGACTTTGGTTGTTTTAAACGTATCGCTTAACCTGTGGTTTATTTATTATACTAATTTGGGTATAGCAGGGGTTGCTTATGCATCGTTATTATCTATGACGTTGTTTAATGCCGCCAAGCTGTATTTTATTTATAAGAAGTTTGGAATACTGCCTTTTGATACTAATTTTTTAAAACTAGCCTTACTATTTCTACTTTCGGGAGTGGTACTATATTTTTTACCGAGTACAGATTCTAACATTACAGACCTCATTTACAAAGTAGTACTATCAATAGCAATTAATGTAATTGCCGTGTACAAGTTAAAGCTAGTACATCAGGTAAATATTTGGGTAGATAAAGTGCTGAGGTTTACAAAACTCAAATAA
- a CDS encoding T9SS type B sorting domain-containing protein, with the protein MKSSLLFLFFMYIGFLNAKNPSISFLEKPESDSTFVFTSILLGQFTTNCDLEIILNNQESNLIYLYWAANAIRVGDNYRIASNSGSNIVMKAGKVIVLKPSTNILKGNHCLARIEPCIPSCKDNFIIDKVFTPNGDGINDYWNVHHIENISNIEIFIFDRYGKLITTVKPKSRGWDGTFNGYRLPATDYWYLFRYDDCYGNRLELKSHFSLVR; encoded by the coding sequence ATGAAGAGTAGTTTATTATTCTTGTTTTTTATGTATATAGGTTTTTTAAACGCAAAGAATCCATCAATAAGTTTTTTAGAGAAGCCCGAAAGTGATAGTACCTTTGTGTTTACGTCTATTTTGCTAGGCCAATTTACAACAAATTGTGATCTTGAGATAATACTGAATAATCAAGAAAGTAACCTTATTTATTTATACTGGGCTGCAAATGCTATAAGAGTAGGTGATAATTACAGAATTGCTAGTAATTCTGGTTCAAATATCGTTATGAAGGCAGGTAAGGTAATTGTTCTTAAGCCAAGCACTAATATACTGAAGGGAAATCATTGTTTAGCAAGGATAGAGCCATGCATACCTTCATGTAAAGATAATTTTATTATAGATAAAGTATTCACTCCAAATGGTGATGGTATTAATGATTATTGGAATGTACACCATATTGAAAATATAAGCAATATAGAAATATTTATTTTTGATCGTTATGGAAAGCTAATAACAACTGTAAAGCCTAAATCTAGAGGTTGGGACGGTACTTTTAATGGTTATAGGTTACCAGCTACAGATTATTGGTATTTATTTAGATATGACGATTGCTATGGGAATAGGTTAGAATTAAAGTCTCATTTTAGTCTTGTGCGTTAA
- a CDS encoding 3-oxoacyl-ACP synthase III family protein, with protein MNIKITGCGSYIPKHTVTNQDFASHVFLEEEGEPLQHTNEVITSKFKQITGIEERRYAKSNLLNSDIAFFAAEKAIADADVDKESIDYIILAHNFGDVKAGTIQSDMVPSLAARVKYRLGIKNPKCVAYDILFGCPGWIEGVIQAQAYIKAGMAKRCLVVGSETLSRVIDPHDRDSMIYSDGAGATVLEAIDETGGILGHETASFTHEEAYFLFFGKSYNQSHDSDIRYIKMHGRKIYEFALSHVPQAMKECLDKSGIGIDALKKIIIHQANEKMDEAIVKRFYKLYNKVPTEGIMPMSIQKLGNSSVATIPTLYDLLIKGEVENQELNSGDVVLFASVGAGMNINAIAYRI; from the coding sequence ATGAACATAAAGATTACGGGATGCGGAAGCTATATTCCTAAGCATACCGTTACGAATCAGGATTTTGCATCGCATGTATTCCTAGAAGAAGAGGGCGAGCCCTTACAGCATACTAATGAAGTTATAACAAGTAAGTTTAAACAAATAACAGGTATAGAGGAGCGCAGATACGCCAAATCGAACCTTTTAAACTCTGATATTGCTTTCTTTGCAGCCGAAAAAGCAATTGCTGATGCTGACGTTGATAAAGAATCAATCGACTATATAATATTAGCACATAACTTTGGCGATGTTAAAGCAGGTACTATCCAATCGGATATGGTACCTAGCCTTGCAGCACGCGTAAAATACCGTTTGGGCATTAAAAACCCCAAATGCGTAGCCTACGATATCCTTTTTGGATGCCCTGGCTGGATAGAAGGTGTTATACAAGCACAGGCATACATTAAGGCAGGTATGGCAAAACGCTGCCTAGTGGTAGGCTCTGAAACTTTATCGCGGGTGATTGACCCACACGACCGTGATAGCATGATTTACTCTGATGGGGCTGGTGCCACGGTATTAGAAGCAATTGATGAAACGGGAGGTATACTAGGGCACGAAACAGCTTCGTTTACACATGAGGAAGCCTACTTTTTATTCTTCGGAAAATCGTATAATCAAAGTCACGATTCGGATATTCGCTACATAAAAATGCATGGGCGAAAAATATACGAATTCGCACTAAGCCACGTACCGCAAGCCATGAAAGAGTGTTTGGATAAAAGCGGTATTGGTATTGATGCACTTAAAAAAATAATTATACACCAAGCAAACGAAAAAATGGACGAAGCCATTGTTAAGCGTTTTTACAAACTGTACAATAAAGTGCCAACGGAAGGTATTATGCCCATGTCCATACAAAAATTAGGGAACAGTAGTGTGGCAACCATACCAACGTTGTACGATTTATTGATAAAGGGAGAGGTAGAAAATCAGGAACTTAATAGTGGCGATGTGGTTCTTTTTGCATCAGTAGGTGCAGGTATGAATATTAATGCTATAGCCTACAGAATATAA
- a CDS encoding ABC transporter ATP-binding protein, whose amino-acid sequence MIEIKNIEKSFGDTKVLKGISTVFETGKTNLIIGRSGSGKTVMIKTLLGIHKQDKGTISFDGRIYSKLSDDEKRTLRTEIGMVFQGSALFDSMTVEDNVAFPLKMFTKNRKSEIRKRVNEVLERVNLEDANKKFPAELSGGMQKRVAIARAIVNNPKYLFCDEPNSGLDPETAIVIDELIQEITREYDITTVINTHDMNSVLQIGEKIVYLQHGVKEWEGTNEEILETRKRSVVTFVYSSDLFKKVRESLLEDAED is encoded by the coding sequence ATGATAGAAATAAAAAACATAGAGAAGTCGTTTGGCGACACGAAGGTACTAAAGGGGATATCAACTGTATTTGAAACAGGAAAAACAAACCTTATTATTGGGCGAAGTGGATCGGGTAAAACCGTTATGATTAAAACCCTGTTAGGTATACACAAACAAGATAAAGGAACCATATCTTTTGATGGTAGAATTTATTCCAAACTTTCTGACGACGAAAAAAGAACGCTGCGTACCGAAATAGGTATGGTATTTCAGGGGAGTGCCTTGTTTGACTCGATGACGGTGGAAGATAATGTAGCTTTTCCGTTAAAGATGTTTACCAAAAATAGAAAATCAGAAATTAGAAAACGTGTAAACGAAGTATTGGAAAGGGTAAACCTTGAAGACGCGAATAAAAAATTTCCAGCAGAACTTTCTGGTGGTATGCAGAAAAGGGTAGCCATTGCACGTGCAATAGTAAACAACCCTAAGTATTTGTTTTGTGATGAGCCCAACTCGGGGCTTGACCCTGAAACGGCTATAGTTATTGATGAGTTAATACAAGAAATTACACGAGAATACGATATAACTACGGTAATTAACACCCACGATATGAACTCTGTGTTGCAGATAGGCGAAAAAATTGTGTACCTGCAACATGGGGTTAAAGAATGGGAAGGTACTAACGAGGAGATACTCGAAACACGAAAAAGATCTGTAGTTACGTTTGTATATTCTTCAGATCTTTTCAAAAAAGTACGTGAAAGTTTACTTGAAGACGCGGAAGACTAA
- a CDS encoding gliding motility-associated C-terminal domain-containing protein — MINYPPAKKTIAVFTLLLCTLFSYAQLPDFTLTVTPTPQTCLGNGALSFTVSGTDPDASLDYSVYLLPNTATPITVTTDAIVNGLSAGNYLVTATQSLGALSNTSSANATITNEVTTLTYNLIPTKVQCGNDGAITVNVLTGNAASYEILSGPVTVPEQASNVFNNLPEGLYSVRVFDNCGEAVVVTIQVVQDTTAMLITSPVFFGGELPNCNTITVGNNYVALSGNSIFFPLTFQYSVYPPGGGAPTIITENVPTGSLTNPNLVTTTIPFYNDQEYYYDILVTDVCGNTFTQDNNIVNQGLSFENLIDNEGCDDNSLTIQPRNFVGPITINFDSAPVGFNPTDYNANHPNFDGEAEYDTDDLVPYGSYTVTIADACGRSYTEEFEITAPEVQPQVTIQTDCGSDDGNVIIEINARIITDIVITAAPAAYGTVPDNVTDLVDDEGIFTIVDIPLGDYTFVITDSCGVEYTEEVEVEVVGSNNLAISLFQRPGCEEGFGSIRLNASGDFEIVTLTNGPAAFSTTYPIDVSENIASNGGFYMNSLPEGSYSVSTIDNCGVVRERQFSVTGYEITINNVTVLQYCGSFQVDVDHFSNGNYIQSFWLQRYDEVTDTWGDPETGTAYESGLPNSDNSDSININASSDDLPFYAATGDFRVIKTFFTYANGTAFNSLCFDVIDTFTFTGAPVITNVYSFPCADDLTEVALEVEGVAPFAYSITSKNGEPFLIDNGTSNIFSGIEPADYNFRVTDDCGNILNAQFSINAVDPLVVSPSGFCDGEESTLSVQPLSFLTYEWYEESDPDTILSNTNILTFPAFNAVTDAGTYFVNIMAANDSSCMNQLLEYEVAPTALPNAGEDVDDITLCNAGATINLADYLTNPHDVGGTWEDINATGALTDNMFDTDGILSGKYTFKYTVNGLCDASDEALITVTLNDIPDVPVVEVVPPLCEGGTIQLSVTPVAGASYQWVGPNGFTATTNNSVIADATLAASGEYSVTATANGCTSNPATVAVTVNSIPDFEIQGETALCEGQSTVISVNPQNFTVGDVTFEWYFEGELLTEVTSDVIEIFDIGNYEVLVNNTTCETLQPVTITQNTVGFDVVLEDGCNDFEYVISIANINEMAGSEFQWSGPDGYNYIGEQAVITNLATGEYTVTITNPDGCSAEAAIIVDNTACIIPRGISPNNDGYNQNFDLSNLDVRDLQIFNRYGLQVYEKVNYSNEWYGQSDKGELPTGTYFYVVTLSAGKKVTGWVYLQREAR; from the coding sequence ATGATTAACTACCCACCTGCCAAAAAAACAATAGCAGTTTTTACACTCCTATTGTGTACGCTATTCTCTTACGCACAATTACCCGATTTTACACTAACCGTAACGCCAACACCACAAACATGCTTGGGCAACGGTGCATTGTCGTTTACCGTTTCGGGAACCGACCCTGATGCCTCATTAGATTATTCTGTATACTTACTGCCCAATACGGCTACACCAATAACAGTTACAACTGATGCTATTGTAAACGGACTTTCTGCGGGCAATTATCTTGTAACTGCTACGCAATCGTTAGGAGCATTATCCAATACCAGTTCAGCAAACGCTACTATTACCAATGAGGTAACAACGCTAACGTACAATCTTATTCCAACAAAAGTACAATGTGGTAACGATGGTGCTATTACTGTTAATGTACTAACAGGTAATGCAGCATCGTACGAAATACTATCAGGACCAGTAACAGTACCCGAGCAAGCCTCTAATGTTTTTAATAATTTACCCGAAGGGCTTTACTCTGTTAGGGTTTTTGATAATTGTGGCGAGGCTGTAGTAGTAACAATACAAGTTGTTCAGGATACTACCGCTATGCTAATAACTAGCCCTGTGTTTTTTGGTGGCGAGTTACCCAATTGTAATACCATAACAGTAGGTAATAACTATGTAGCACTATCTGGTAACAGCATTTTTTTTCCGCTAACATTCCAATATAGTGTTTATCCTCCAGGAGGTGGCGCGCCTACTATAATTACCGAAAATGTACCTACGGGCAGCTTAACCAACCCCAACCTTGTAACCACTACAATTCCTTTTTATAACGACCAAGAATATTATTACGATATTTTGGTTACTGATGTTTGTGGTAATACCTTTACACAAGATAATAACATAGTAAATCAAGGGCTATCATTTGAAAACCTTATTGATAATGAAGGTTGCGATGATAATTCGCTTACGATACAGCCCCGAAACTTTGTGGGACCTATAACAATAAATTTTGATAGTGCACCAGTAGGGTTTAACCCAACAGATTATAATGCCAACCATCCTAATTTTGATGGGGAAGCAGAGTATGATACAGACGACCTTGTTCCGTATGGTAGTTACACCGTAACCATAGCAGATGCATGCGGCAGAAGTTATACTGAGGAATTTGAAATTACTGCGCCAGAGGTGCAACCGCAGGTAACAATACAAACCGATTGCGGATCGGATGATGGTAATGTTATTATTGAAATTAATGCCAGAATTATAACAGATATAGTAATAACCGCAGCACCTGCTGCTTATGGTACTGTACCTGATAATGTAACGGATTTGGTAGACGATGAAGGTATTTTTACTATAGTAGATATACCTTTGGGCGATTATACTTTTGTTATAACCGACTCCTGCGGTGTTGAATACACGGAGGAGGTAGAAGTTGAAGTTGTAGGGAGTAATAATCTTGCTATAAGCTTATTTCAACGCCCAGGTTGCGAAGAAGGTTTTGGCTCAATACGCTTAAACGCATCGGGCGATTTTGAGATAGTAACCTTAACCAATGGTCCTGCAGCATTCAGTACAACCTACCCTATAGATGTATCAGAAAACATAGCCTCTAATGGTGGCTTTTATATGAACTCGTTACCCGAAGGGAGTTACAGCGTTTCAACTATTGATAATTGTGGCGTAGTGCGCGAAAGACAATTTAGCGTTACAGGTTACGAAATTACTATTAACAATGTAACAGTACTACAATATTGCGGTTCGTTTCAGGTAGATGTAGACCATTTTAGTAATGGTAACTACATACAATCATTTTGGCTACAACGCTATGATGAGGTTACCGATACATGGGGCGACCCTGAAACAGGTACTGCTTATGAATCGGGATTACCAAATAGTGATAACTCCGACAGTATTAACATAAATGCCTCTTCAGACGATTTGCCGTTCTACGCTGCAACAGGCGATTTCCGTGTAATAAAAACATTCTTTACGTATGCTAACGGTACCGCATTCAATTCGTTATGTTTTGATGTAATAGATACCTTTACCTTTACAGGAGCACCTGTTATTACCAACGTATACAGTTTTCCTTGTGCTGATGACTTGACTGAGGTAGCCCTAGAAGTAGAGGGTGTAGCACCTTTTGCATACAGTATAACCTCCAAAAACGGAGAACCATTTTTAATAGATAATGGTACATCTAATATATTTTCGGGCATTGAGCCTGCGGATTATAATTTTAGAGTAACCGATGATTGTGGTAACATCCTTAATGCACAATTTAGCATTAATGCTGTAGACCCATTGGTTGTTTCGCCTTCTGGATTTTGCGATGGCGAAGAAAGTACCCTTTCTGTACAACCCTTATCATTCCTAACCTACGAATGGTATGAAGAATCGGATCCTGATACCATATTAAGCAATACCAATATACTTACTTTCCCCGCCTTTAATGCTGTAACAGATGCAGGAACTTACTTTGTAAATATAATGGCAGCTAACGACAGTTCGTGCATGAATCAGTTGCTGGAATACGAAGTAGCACCTACTGCACTGCCCAATGCAGGAGAGGATGTAGATGATATTACATTGTGTAACGCAGGAGCTACAATTAACTTAGCAGATTACTTAACCAACCCACACGATGTTGGCGGTACTTGGGAGGATATCAATGCTACAGGAGCGTTAACAGATAATATGTTTGACACCGATGGTATATTATCAGGAAAATATACCTTTAAGTATACCGTAAACGGTTTATGCGATGCATCTGACGAGGCATTAATAACTGTAACACTAAACGACATACCCGATGTACCTGTTGTAGAGGTTGTACCACCCCTTTGCGAGGGCGGAACAATACAACTTTCCGTTACACCAGTTGCAGGAGCAAGCTACCAATGGGTAGGGCCCAACGGTTTTACTGCCACAACTAATAACTCCGTTATAGCTGATGCTACACTTGCTGCCTCAGGAGAATATAGTGTTACAGCTACTGCAAATGGTTGTACATCTAACCCTGCCACTGTAGCTGTTACAGTAAACAGTATACCAGACTTTGAAATACAGGGTGAAACAGCGTTATGCGAAGGGCAGAGTACAGTAATAAGCGTTAATCCGCAGAACTTTACAGTAGGCGATGTAACTTTTGAGTGGTATTTTGAAGGAGAATTACTTACTGAAGTAACGAGTGATGTTATTGAAATTTTTGATATAGGAAATTATGAAGTACTCGTAAACAACACTACTTGCGAAACTTTACAACCCGTAACTATTACGCAAAATACAGTAGGTTTTGATGTGGTGCTTGAGGATGGTTGTAACGATTTTGAATACGTTATTAGCATAGCTAACATAAACGAAATGGCAGGTTCAGAATTCCAATGGTCTGGACCAGATGGTTATAATTACATAGGCGAACAGGCTGTAATTACCAACCTAGCTACTGGAGAGTATACGGTTACTATAACCAATCCTGATGGTTGTAGTGCAGAAGCTGCAATAATTGTAGATAATACGGCGTGCATTATTCCGAGAGGAATCTCGCCAAATAACGATGGTTACAACCAAAACTTCGATTTATCGAATTTAGATGTACGTGATTTACAGATATTCAACCGATACGGATTGCAGGTATACGAAAAAGTAAATTACAGTAACGAGTGGTATGGGCAAAGCGATAAAGGCGAACTGCCCACAGGCACGTACTTTTATGTAGTAACACTATCGGCAGGTAAAAAAGTTACAGGCTGGGTATATTTACAAAGAGAAGCAAGGTAA